From one Dama dama isolate Ldn47 chromosome 4, ASM3311817v1, whole genome shotgun sequence genomic stretch:
- the KLHDC4 gene encoding kelch domain-containing protein 4 isoform X1: MGKKGKKEKKGRGAEKTAAKMEKKVSKRSRKEEEDLEALIAHFQTLDARKTQVVETPCSPPSPRLNASLSTHPEKDELILFGGEYFNGQKTFLYNELYVYNIRKDSWTKVEIPNPPPRRCAHQAVVVPQGGGQLWIFGGEFASPDGEQFYHYKDLWVLHLATKTWEQVRSPGGPSGRSGHRMVAWKRQLILFGGFHESTRDYIYYNDVYAFNLDTFTWSKLSPSGTGPTPRSGCQMTVTPQGSIIIYGGYSKQRVRKDVDRGTQHSDMFLLKAEEGREDKWSWTRINPSGAKPTPRSGFSVAVAPNHQTLLFGGVCDEEEEESLEGDFLNDLHFYDPARNRWFAGQLKGPKAEKRRRRRGRKAEPGGADKQEVKGPSAQEPLEVVREVVSEDGTVVTIKQVLAAPGAAGQLESEDDDSPEEAGVAPVEPSPRSNAMLAVKHGRLYLYGGMFEAGDRQVTLSDLYCLDLHKMEEWMVLVEMDPESQEWLEETDSDEDSEEAEGAEGGGEEGEEEEEEEEDSGKECGEEHPSVAPGELFADYLPRTEQHWLRCARDDIGPGAPERRVLRAAQALAQAFYDGSA, encoded by the exons ATGGGCAAAAAgggcaagaaagagaagaagggccGTGGGGCGGAGAAGACGGCCGCTAAGATGGAGAAGAAAGTGTCCAAGCGTTCGCGGAAGGAGGAG GAGGACCTGGAAGCCCTCATAGCCCACTTCCAGACTCTCGATGCCAGAAAGACTCAGGTCGTGGAGACACCCTGCTCGCCACCTTCCCCACG GTTAAATGCCTCCCTCTCCACTCATCCTGAGAAAGATGAATTAATCCTTTTCGGAGGTGAATATTTCAATGGCCAAAAa ACTTTTCTATATAACGAACTCTATGTCTACAACATCCGGAAGGACAGCTGGACCAAAGTGGAGATCCCCAACCCGCCTCCAAGGCGCTGTGCTCACCAG GCCGTGGTGGTGCCCCAGGGTGGTGGGCAGCTGTGGATCTTCGGTGGGGAGTTTGCCTCTCCTGATGGAGAGCAGTTTTACCACTACAAGGACCTCTGGGTGCTGCATTTGGCCACCAAGACCTGGGAGCAAGTCAG GTCACCAGGTGGTCCTTCAGGCCGGAGTGGACATCGGATGGTGGCCTGGAAGAGACAGTTGATCCTTTTTGGTGGCTTCCACGAGAGTACAAG AGATTACATCTATTACAATGATGTGTATGCCTTCAACCTGGACACTTTCACATGGAGCAAGCTGTCCCCATCCGGGACTGGGCCCACACCCCGGTCGGGCTGCCAGATGACCGTCACCCCTCAGGGCAGCATCATCATCTATGGTGGCTACTCAAAACAG AGAGTCAGGAAGGATGTGGACAGAGGCACTCAGCACTCTGACATGTTCCTGCTGAAGGctgaggaggggagagaag ACAAGTGGTCGTGGACACGGATTAACCCTTCTGGAGCCAAGCCCACTCCGAGATCCGGATTCTCGGTGGCTGTGGCCCCAAACCATCAGACGCTGCTCTTCGGAGGGGTgtgtgatgaggaggaggaggagagcctGGAGGGGGACTTCCTCAACGACCTGCACTTCTACGACCCCGCCAGGAACCGCTGGTTTGCAGGGCAGCTGAAG GGGCCCAAGGCGGAGAAGAGGAGGCGCAGGCGGGGTAGAAAGGCGGAGCCCGGGGGCGCCGACAAGCAGGAAGTGAAGGGGCCCAGTGCCCAGGAGCCCCTGGAGGTAGTCAGGGAGGTGGTCTCAGAGGACGGGACCGTGGTCACCATCAAACAGGTGCTCGCTGCCCCGGGAGCGGCGGGACAGCTGGAGTCGGAGGACGATGACAGCCCCGAGGAGGCAGGTGTTGCCCCAGTGGAGCCCAGCCCCCGCTCCAACGCCATGCTGGCCGTGAAGCACGGGCGCCTCTACCTCTATGGCGGCATGTTTGAGGCCGGCGACCGCCAGGTGACCCTCAGTGACCTCTACTGCCTGGACCTCCATAAGATGGAGGAGTGGATGGTCTTGGTAGAGATGGACCCAG AATCTCAGGAGTGGCTGGAGGAGACCGACTCGGACGAGGACAGCGAGGAGGCTGAGGGTGCCGAGGGCGGCGGGGAGGagggcgaggaggaggaggaggaggaggaggacagcgGCAAGGAGTGCGGGG AGGAGCACCCCTCGGTGGCACCGGGCGAGCTGTTCGCAGACTACCTGCCCAGGACGGAGCAGCACTGGCTGAGGTGTGCGCGGGACGACATCGGGCCTGGCGCCCCAGAGAGGAGGGTGCTGCGGGCCGCCCAGGCCCTGGCCCAGGCCTTCTACGACGGCTCGGCCTGA
- the KLHDC4 gene encoding kelch domain-containing protein 4 isoform X4, with protein sequence MVAWKRQLILFGGFHESTRDYIYYNDVYAFNLDTFTWSKLSPSGTGPTPRSGCQMTVTPQGSIIIYGGYSKQRVRKDVDRGTQHSDMFLLKAEEGREDKWSWTRINPSGAKPTPRSGFSVAVAPNHQTLLFGGVCDEEEEESLEGDFLNDLHFYDPARNRWFAGQLKGPKAEKRRRRRGRKAEPGGADKQEVKGPSAQEPLEVVREVVSEDGTVVTIKQVLAAPGAAGQLESEDDDSPEEAGVAPVEPSPRSNAMLAVKHGRLYLYGGMFEAGDRQVTLSDLYCLDLHKMEEWMVLVEMDPESQEWLEETDSDEDSEEAEGAEGGGEEGEEEEEEEEDSGKECGEEHPSVAPGELFADYLPRTEQHWLRCARDDIGPGAPERRVLRAAQALAQAFYDGSA encoded by the exons ATGGTGGCCTGGAAGAGACAGTTGATCCTTTTTGGTGGCTTCCACGAGAGTACAAG AGATTACATCTATTACAATGATGTGTATGCCTTCAACCTGGACACTTTCACATGGAGCAAGCTGTCCCCATCCGGGACTGGGCCCACACCCCGGTCGGGCTGCCAGATGACCGTCACCCCTCAGGGCAGCATCATCATCTATGGTGGCTACTCAAAACAG AGAGTCAGGAAGGATGTGGACAGAGGCACTCAGCACTCTGACATGTTCCTGCTGAAGGctgaggaggggagagaag ACAAGTGGTCGTGGACACGGATTAACCCTTCTGGAGCCAAGCCCACTCCGAGATCCGGATTCTCGGTGGCTGTGGCCCCAAACCATCAGACGCTGCTCTTCGGAGGGGTgtgtgatgaggaggaggaggagagcctGGAGGGGGACTTCCTCAACGACCTGCACTTCTACGACCCCGCCAGGAACCGCTGGTTTGCAGGGCAGCTGAAG GGGCCCAAGGCGGAGAAGAGGAGGCGCAGGCGGGGTAGAAAGGCGGAGCCCGGGGGCGCCGACAAGCAGGAAGTGAAGGGGCCCAGTGCCCAGGAGCCCCTGGAGGTAGTCAGGGAGGTGGTCTCAGAGGACGGGACCGTGGTCACCATCAAACAGGTGCTCGCTGCCCCGGGAGCGGCGGGACAGCTGGAGTCGGAGGACGATGACAGCCCCGAGGAGGCAGGTGTTGCCCCAGTGGAGCCCAGCCCCCGCTCCAACGCCATGCTGGCCGTGAAGCACGGGCGCCTCTACCTCTATGGCGGCATGTTTGAGGCCGGCGACCGCCAGGTGACCCTCAGTGACCTCTACTGCCTGGACCTCCATAAGATGGAGGAGTGGATGGTCTTGGTAGAGATGGACCCAG AATCTCAGGAGTGGCTGGAGGAGACCGACTCGGACGAGGACAGCGAGGAGGCTGAGGGTGCCGAGGGCGGCGGGGAGGagggcgaggaggaggaggaggaggaggaggacagcgGCAAGGAGTGCGGGG AGGAGCACCCCTCGGTGGCACCGGGCGAGCTGTTCGCAGACTACCTGCCCAGGACGGAGCAGCACTGGCTGAGGTGTGCGCGGGACGACATCGGGCCTGGCGCCCCAGAGAGGAGGGTGCTGCGGGCCGCCCAGGCCCTGGCCCAGGCCTTCTACGACGGCTCGGCCTGA
- the KLHDC4 gene encoding kelch domain-containing protein 4 isoform X2, with translation MAKKLFYITNSMSTTSGRTAGPKWRSPTRLQGAVLTRSPGGPSGRSGHRMVAWKRQLILFGGFHESTRDYIYYNDVYAFNLDTFTWSKLSPSGTGPTPRSGCQMTVTPQGSIIIYGGYSKQRVRKDVDRGTQHSDMFLLKAEEGREDKWSWTRINPSGAKPTPRSGFSVAVAPNHQTLLFGGVCDEEEEESLEGDFLNDLHFYDPARNRWFAGQLKGPKAEKRRRRRGRKAEPGGADKQEVKGPSAQEPLEVVREVVSEDGTVVTIKQVLAAPGAAGQLESEDDDSPEEAGVAPVEPSPRSNAMLAVKHGRLYLYGGMFEAGDRQVTLSDLYCLDLHKMEEWMVLVEMDPESQEWLEETDSDEDSEEAEGAEGGGEEGEEEEEEEEDSGKECGEEHPSVAPGELFADYLPRTEQHWLRCARDDIGPGAPERRVLRAAQALAQAFYDGSA, from the exons ATGGCCAAAAa ACTTTTCTATATAACGAACTCTATGTCTACAACATCCGGAAGGACAGCTGGACCAAAGTGGAGATCCCCAACCCGCCTCCAAGGCGCTGTGCTCACCAG GTCACCAGGTGGTCCTTCAGGCCGGAGTGGACATCGGATGGTGGCCTGGAAGAGACAGTTGATCCTTTTTGGTGGCTTCCACGAGAGTACAAG AGATTACATCTATTACAATGATGTGTATGCCTTCAACCTGGACACTTTCACATGGAGCAAGCTGTCCCCATCCGGGACTGGGCCCACACCCCGGTCGGGCTGCCAGATGACCGTCACCCCTCAGGGCAGCATCATCATCTATGGTGGCTACTCAAAACAG AGAGTCAGGAAGGATGTGGACAGAGGCACTCAGCACTCTGACATGTTCCTGCTGAAGGctgaggaggggagagaag ACAAGTGGTCGTGGACACGGATTAACCCTTCTGGAGCCAAGCCCACTCCGAGATCCGGATTCTCGGTGGCTGTGGCCCCAAACCATCAGACGCTGCTCTTCGGAGGGGTgtgtgatgaggaggaggaggagagcctGGAGGGGGACTTCCTCAACGACCTGCACTTCTACGACCCCGCCAGGAACCGCTGGTTTGCAGGGCAGCTGAAG GGGCCCAAGGCGGAGAAGAGGAGGCGCAGGCGGGGTAGAAAGGCGGAGCCCGGGGGCGCCGACAAGCAGGAAGTGAAGGGGCCCAGTGCCCAGGAGCCCCTGGAGGTAGTCAGGGAGGTGGTCTCAGAGGACGGGACCGTGGTCACCATCAAACAGGTGCTCGCTGCCCCGGGAGCGGCGGGACAGCTGGAGTCGGAGGACGATGACAGCCCCGAGGAGGCAGGTGTTGCCCCAGTGGAGCCCAGCCCCCGCTCCAACGCCATGCTGGCCGTGAAGCACGGGCGCCTCTACCTCTATGGCGGCATGTTTGAGGCCGGCGACCGCCAGGTGACCCTCAGTGACCTCTACTGCCTGGACCTCCATAAGATGGAGGAGTGGATGGTCTTGGTAGAGATGGACCCAG AATCTCAGGAGTGGCTGGAGGAGACCGACTCGGACGAGGACAGCGAGGAGGCTGAGGGTGCCGAGGGCGGCGGGGAGGagggcgaggaggaggaggaggaggaggaggacagcgGCAAGGAGTGCGGGG AGGAGCACCCCTCGGTGGCACCGGGCGAGCTGTTCGCAGACTACCTGCCCAGGACGGAGCAGCACTGGCTGAGGTGTGCGCGGGACGACATCGGGCCTGGCGCCCCAGAGAGGAGGGTGCTGCGGGCCGCCCAGGCCCTGGCCCAGGCCTTCTACGACGGCTCGGCCTGA
- the KLHDC4 gene encoding kelch domain-containing protein 4 isoform X3 gives MSTTSGRTAGPKWRSPTRLQGAVLTRSPGGPSGRSGHRMVAWKRQLILFGGFHESTRDYIYYNDVYAFNLDTFTWSKLSPSGTGPTPRSGCQMTVTPQGSIIIYGGYSKQRVRKDVDRGTQHSDMFLLKAEEGREDKWSWTRINPSGAKPTPRSGFSVAVAPNHQTLLFGGVCDEEEEESLEGDFLNDLHFYDPARNRWFAGQLKGPKAEKRRRRRGRKAEPGGADKQEVKGPSAQEPLEVVREVVSEDGTVVTIKQVLAAPGAAGQLESEDDDSPEEAGVAPVEPSPRSNAMLAVKHGRLYLYGGMFEAGDRQVTLSDLYCLDLHKMEEWMVLVEMDPESQEWLEETDSDEDSEEAEGAEGGGEEGEEEEEEEEDSGKECGEEHPSVAPGELFADYLPRTEQHWLRCARDDIGPGAPERRVLRAAQALAQAFYDGSA, from the exons ATGTCTACAACATCCGGAAGGACAGCTGGACCAAAGTGGAGATCCCCAACCCGCCTCCAAGGCGCTGTGCTCACCAG GTCACCAGGTGGTCCTTCAGGCCGGAGTGGACATCGGATGGTGGCCTGGAAGAGACAGTTGATCCTTTTTGGTGGCTTCCACGAGAGTACAAG AGATTACATCTATTACAATGATGTGTATGCCTTCAACCTGGACACTTTCACATGGAGCAAGCTGTCCCCATCCGGGACTGGGCCCACACCCCGGTCGGGCTGCCAGATGACCGTCACCCCTCAGGGCAGCATCATCATCTATGGTGGCTACTCAAAACAG AGAGTCAGGAAGGATGTGGACAGAGGCACTCAGCACTCTGACATGTTCCTGCTGAAGGctgaggaggggagagaag ACAAGTGGTCGTGGACACGGATTAACCCTTCTGGAGCCAAGCCCACTCCGAGATCCGGATTCTCGGTGGCTGTGGCCCCAAACCATCAGACGCTGCTCTTCGGAGGGGTgtgtgatgaggaggaggaggagagcctGGAGGGGGACTTCCTCAACGACCTGCACTTCTACGACCCCGCCAGGAACCGCTGGTTTGCAGGGCAGCTGAAG GGGCCCAAGGCGGAGAAGAGGAGGCGCAGGCGGGGTAGAAAGGCGGAGCCCGGGGGCGCCGACAAGCAGGAAGTGAAGGGGCCCAGTGCCCAGGAGCCCCTGGAGGTAGTCAGGGAGGTGGTCTCAGAGGACGGGACCGTGGTCACCATCAAACAGGTGCTCGCTGCCCCGGGAGCGGCGGGACAGCTGGAGTCGGAGGACGATGACAGCCCCGAGGAGGCAGGTGTTGCCCCAGTGGAGCCCAGCCCCCGCTCCAACGCCATGCTGGCCGTGAAGCACGGGCGCCTCTACCTCTATGGCGGCATGTTTGAGGCCGGCGACCGCCAGGTGACCCTCAGTGACCTCTACTGCCTGGACCTCCATAAGATGGAGGAGTGGATGGTCTTGGTAGAGATGGACCCAG AATCTCAGGAGTGGCTGGAGGAGACCGACTCGGACGAGGACAGCGAGGAGGCTGAGGGTGCCGAGGGCGGCGGGGAGGagggcgaggaggaggaggaggaggaggaggacagcgGCAAGGAGTGCGGGG AGGAGCACCCCTCGGTGGCACCGGGCGAGCTGTTCGCAGACTACCTGCCCAGGACGGAGCAGCACTGGCTGAGGTGTGCGCGGGACGACATCGGGCCTGGCGCCCCAGAGAGGAGGGTGCTGCGGGCCGCCCAGGCCCTGGCCCAGGCCTTCTACGACGGCTCGGCCTGA